A stretch of Leptospira terpstrae serovar Hualin str. LT 11-33 = ATCC 700639 DNA encodes these proteins:
- a CDS encoding adenylate/guanylate cyclase domain-containing protein has protein sequence MTFPSQFAIKFYQNKAQLEPGGENKEATILFSDIRSFTKFSEQSSTQEVVEFLNHYLSRLTNDRFKLYGTLINLSVM, from the coding sequence ATTACATTTCCCTCACAATTTGCTATTAAGTTTTACCAAAATAAAGCACAACTAGAACCAGGTGGCGAAAACAAGGAAGCCACCATCCTTTTTTCTGATATTCGATCGTTTACAAAATTTTCAGAGCAAAGTTCAACCCAAGAAGTTGTAGAATTCTTAAACCATTATTTGTCTCGTTTAACTAATGATAGGTTTAAATTATATGGGACATTGATAAATTTATCAGTAATGTAA